In Phocoena sinus isolate mPhoSin1 chromosome 10, mPhoSin1.pri, whole genome shotgun sequence, a single genomic region encodes these proteins:
- the NFYB gene encoding nuclear transcription factor Y subunit beta, producing MDGDSSTTDASQLGISADYIGGSHYVIQPHDDTEDSMNDHEDTNGSKESFREQDIYLPIANVARIMKNAIPQTGKIAKDAKECVQECVSEFISFITSEASERCHQEKRKTINGEDILFAMSTLGFDSYVEPLKLYLQKFREAMKGEKGIGGAVTATDGLSEELTEEAFTNQLPAGLITADGQQQNVMVYTTSYQQISGVQQIQFS from the exons ATGGATGGTGACAGTTCCACCACAGATGCTTCTCAACTAGGAATTTCTGCAGACTATATTGGAGGAAGTCATTATGTTATACAGCCTCATGATG ATACTGAGGACAGCATGAATGATCATGAAGACACAAATGGTTCGAAAGAAAGTTTTAGAGAACAAGATATATATCTTCCAATTGCAAATGTTGCAAGGATAATGAAAAATGCCATACCTCAAACGGGAAAG atTGCAAAAGATGCCAAAGAATGTGTTCAAGAATGTGTAAGTGAGTTCATCAGCTTTATAACATCTGAAGCAAGTGAAAGATGCCATCAAGAGAAACGGAAGACAATCAATGGAGAAGATATTCTCTTTGCCATGTCTACCTTAGGCTTCGACAGTTATGTAGAACCTCTGAAATTATACCTTCAGAAGTTCAGAGAG GctatgaaaggagaaaaaggaattggTGGAGCAGTCACAGCTACAGATGGACTAAGTGAAGAGCTTACAGAGGAGGCATTTA ctaaccAGTTACCAGCTGGCTTAATAACTGCAGATGGTCAGCAACAAAATGTTATGGTTTACACAACATCATATCAACAG